In a single window of the Leptospira sanjuanensis genome:
- a CDS encoding LIC10965 family protein encodes MIGKGFKSGFLVLLLVVSMGKEFHTHAEIEISNLSHESYSSHQETKTSPTCPICQFQRESHSFWNPDFLIRSSFPVLQTEKFPFSRIFVLSFDLDPIRLGRAPPLSLPLI; translated from the coding sequence ATGATCGGCAAAGGTTTCAAATCCGGATTTCTTGTTCTTCTGCTCGTCGTTTCGATGGGAAAGGAGTTTCATACCCATGCTGAAATAGAGATCTCCAACCTTTCTCACGAATCCTACTCTTCCCATCAGGAAACGAAAACATCCCCGACTTGTCCGATCTGTCAGTTCCAACGGGAGTCCCATTCGTTTTGGAATCCCGATTTTTTAATCCGAAGTTCTTTTCCTGTTCTGCAAACTGAGAAATTTCCTTTTTCACGGATCTTCGTTTTATCCTTTGATCTCGATCCGATACGTTTAGGCCGCGCTCCCCCTCTTTCACTCCCGCTTATCTAA
- a CDS encoding DUF1272 domain-containing protein — protein sequence MLELRPICENCEKPLPPESTEALICSFECTFCVSCNEKYLMDICPNCGGNFVPRPIRPVRNWKGDNYLGKYPASAKKKFRPVNATEHLAFAKKLSEIPPNQR from the coding sequence ATGCTGGAGTTGAGACCGATCTGTGAAAATTGCGAGAAGCCGTTGCCTCCCGAATCGACGGAAGCTTTGATTTGTTCTTTCGAATGTACGTTTTGCGTATCCTGCAACGAAAAATATCTGATGGATATTTGTCCGAACTGCGGAGGAAATTTTGTTCCCCGTCCGATTCGACCCGTACGTAATTGGAAAGGGGATAATTATCTGGGAAAATATCCGGCAAGCGCCAAAAAGAAATTCAGACCCGTGAATGCGACCGAACATCTGGCATTCGCAAAGAAACTTTCGGAAATTCCGCCAAATCAGCGTTAA
- the rsx gene encoding LIMLP_03685 family anti-sigma factor, producing MKEKSKQILLQLFSNASDSEKLSKDLMNDPEAQKEYFELMRVKTLLRSLDPNQFPIPPKSMISPWKKTGVFLSAAASLFFVFGIFLFYQTREDSYKIAVNLKASQGICEHNASSNFQIELSTKNQSFCDLTLDGLGTFSLRLFPNTLTSIESKGKTLRISVHSGSLLFSSVHKPEGISVEANSPHIRSVLLGTSLLVSAIPDKERILLIEGKIEVQSINSTETEQVIRMDAGSIAERTVDSSQNAPTTIQIGPLSSKEESVLRSQLDSLQKIRENKSLNKYEPTDLESFRKIEESEQKSSRPYVQIKTNDGKIKEGYLIEIGDHYTISTIDAGQIRIPRSAIVEMSTLRK from the coding sequence ATGAAAGAAAAATCAAAACAAATTCTGCTTCAGCTTTTCTCCAACGCATCGGACTCCGAAAAACTTTCAAAGGATCTAATGAACGATCCTGAGGCGCAAAAAGAATATTTTGAATTGATGCGCGTCAAAACGCTCTTGCGCTCTCTCGATCCGAATCAGTTCCCGATTCCTCCTAAGAGTATGATTTCTCCTTGGAAGAAAACCGGAGTATTTTTATCGGCAGCCGCTTCTCTATTTTTCGTTTTTGGAATATTCTTATTTTATCAAACGCGAGAAGATTCTTACAAAATCGCGGTAAATTTAAAAGCAAGTCAGGGAATCTGCGAACACAACGCCTCGTCAAATTTTCAAATTGAACTGTCCACAAAGAATCAATCCTTTTGTGATCTGACATTGGACGGACTTGGAACCTTCTCGCTCCGACTCTTTCCGAACACGCTCACATCGATCGAATCGAAAGGAAAAACGTTGAGAATCTCCGTTCACAGCGGTTCGCTCCTGTTTTCTTCCGTTCACAAACCGGAAGGGATCTCGGTCGAAGCGAATAGTCCTCATATCCGCTCCGTCTTGCTGGGAACTTCCTTGTTGGTTTCCGCGATTCCGGATAAAGAAAGAATTCTATTGATCGAAGGAAAAATCGAAGTTCAATCTATAAACAGCACCGAAACGGAACAAGTCATCCGAATGGATGCGGGATCGATCGCCGAACGCACTGTCGATTCTTCGCAGAACGCGCCTACTACGATCCAGATCGGTCCGTTATCGTCCAAAGAAGAATCCGTTCTACGCTCTCAGCTCGATTCCTTACAAAAGATTCGGGAAAACAAGTCGCTTAACAAATACGAACCGACGGATTTGGAATCCTTCCGAAAGATCGAGGAATCGGAGCAAAAATCCTCCCGTCCCTACGTTCAGATCAAGACGAACGACGGAAAGATCAAGGAAGGTTATTTGATCGAGATCGGAGATCATTACACGATCAGCACGATCGACGCAGGACAAATCCGAATTCCGCGATCCGCGATCGTCGAAATGTCCACTCTGAGAAAATAA
- a CDS encoding RNA polymerase sigma factor gives MSVNLDNVEYLYKSYYNKLKFFFLKSGITNETAEELCQETFIKVHNHRERFDSSKGSESTWVYSIARNELIDYFRKSRKEKDLVEFSSWENLVSSYETSAYKMEEEKLLLEKLSKSIHLLKEPEKSIVILHCIHGKSIAETSSHTGIAQRTVSRRLVSALTLLREELKTSGIDGSWLQGGKE, from the coding sequence ATGAGTGTAAATTTAGACAACGTTGAATACCTGTATAAGAGTTACTATAATAAACTCAAGTTTTTCTTTCTAAAGTCCGGAATTACCAACGAGACTGCGGAAGAATTATGCCAGGAAACTTTTATCAAGGTGCACAACCATCGTGAACGATTCGATTCGAGCAAAGGATCGGAAAGCACGTGGGTATATTCGATTGCGAGAAACGAGTTAATCGACTACTTTCGAAAAAGTCGAAAAGAAAAAGACCTCGTCGAATTTTCTTCTTGGGAGAATTTAGTTTCTTCTTACGAAACTTCGGCGTATAAAATGGAAGAAGAGAAACTTTTATTAGAAAAATTATCGAAATCCATACATTTACTCAAAGAACCTGAAAAATCGATCGTGATTCTTCATTGTATACATGGGAAGTCCATCGCGGAAACGTCTTCCCATACGGGAATCGCACAAAGAACCGTTAGTAGAAGATTGGTTTCCGCACTAACGCTTTTAAGGGAAGAATTAAAAACATCCGGAATCGACGGAAGCTGGCTGCAAGGAGGGAAAGAATGA
- the srp gene encoding sigma factor SigX-regulated lipoprotein, whose product MMRNIKFMLVIVSLIGTIVCGQSKKDDSNDVAALALLAQISSDQKLNSQVSQLFSALYPLPADANSNARALGDVDPLYNPFAAVITQACQLGGSQTIDGTLTGGATGNTGNDLLWSYDNCKENSIGVGPNGNAIPVPLTYNGTLKRSLNQRFNSSTSGNVFTSINSGTDRIQSSNYSINGITFPTFDITFTRNDSVYTRTEYQTGKFKGVLEEHVKVTGLFDGKAVDTTINYKIYFGGQ is encoded by the coding sequence ATGATGAGAAATATAAAATTTATGTTGGTGATTGTTTCACTCATTGGAACGATTGTTTGCGGCCAGTCTAAAAAAGACGATTCGAATGACGTCGCTGCACTTGCACTGTTGGCACAAATAAGTTCCGATCAAAAGCTTAATTCGCAAGTAAGTCAATTATTCTCAGCCCTTTATCCTTTGCCTGCAGATGCGAATTCGAACGCAAGAGCCTTGGGCGACGTTGATCCTTTGTATAATCCGTTTGCCGCAGTCATTACTCAGGCTTGTCAATTGGGCGGGTCACAGACAATTGACGGAACTTTGACGGGTGGAGCCACCGGTAACACCGGAAACGATCTACTTTGGAGTTACGATAATTGCAAAGAAAATTCGATCGGTGTCGGTCCTAACGGAAATGCGATTCCGGTTCCGCTGACCTATAACGGAACTTTGAAACGATCTTTGAATCAAAGATTCAACTCGTCGACTTCGGGTAACGTCTTTACTTCTATCAATTCCGGCACAGATCGAATTCAATCGTCTAATTATTCCATTAACGGAATCACCTTTCCTACTTTTGATATTACCTTTACAAGAAACGATTCGGTTTATACCCGAACAGAATATCAAACCGGAAAATTCAAAGGAGTTTTGGAAGAACACGTAAAGGTCACCGGCCTATTTGACGGAAAGGCAGTCGATACGACCATTAACTATAAGATTTACTTCGGGGGCCAATAA